One Cotesia glomerata isolate CgM1 linkage group LG8, MPM_Cglom_v2.3, whole genome shotgun sequence genomic window carries:
- the LOC123270250 gene encoding uncharacterized protein LOC123270250 isoform X4, whose translation MDDHKFSKNEVLDVKPSNIRIWIHNRDIKKLQQVLWEGHGSKLQCEISNNPRVKRFLEAVPYIMVTIKQIHQAVINNDLNTLQDKIAEPVSPVILCAKDSNGLNPLHKAAGLGYIDIATKIVEKYSQAALAVDNEGKTPLHYAAALKDGGSMYDLLVEYGVDESKLDHKQKAAGFYRNRPGDIDVSNLVVIPDAPRTSGTEYPKNWDWRILESQGSMRSKKRSSSDSAIGSAESATKSEENSEMIEEGEEADEPPTEDAPEEAEAEPEEQEEEEEAEPEPEPEAEEEEEEPEPEPEAEAEPEEAEAEEEPEPEPEAEENEEEKNEPSTGDSGVEEIPAEEDQVIVGEHEELPEVELNDAGMPEDPEVEDLLVNGNMEQLASLVLNGEGSRLLGRQSGNSDLQAFIDNVPSYIGKIHAVHIAAKEGNLRDLQNALDRRKFAIARDNASPHGATALHVAIVFGHTAIIRYLAGRFPETAHAVDVDGRTPLHYAATLADNGHYYNLLLHLGANPLTRDNFEQKAEYYRTNQEDLSHKRLLRDFGAREELADEMLSDKVAGGDVYSSRRDINEADTLTMLERCFRLLVNNRRNSIPNTPAANAGTMLGRCMKRPIFDKIKHRVTRMDHNLFDVIWPSLQKYQTLNNSNYNHYSQSSQASSALSSRSMVDIDSDLDMIVVAPDFESYYVFAELLDPLIRNLHCVTTTGELPDQPDPSFFSEDSEVDENANISENISTITGFDIDSSGKYISAGTVDACRNLEAFSLPLTLTINQLEETEKQITGVLISAEVSLVMAEGSSEDEGGIYYTLNEILERPSDIRMRLAAAGLLVPINETEASDEKRMHGRHWPYGRGVYVASAGDLAVWVNVQDHIRIIACTSENKPGQIGKAYVRIAKVLTILDKKLRFKKDKKLGFLSARPSAVGNTVKFSVIIKLQGLSRKMDHLKELCIVRGLKAMETMRSDTFRISNQQSLSITELQTLQDFINAVVSIISLEKEMIFNNSMNIASLIVNMFRKKSSARKFRN comes from the exons ATGGACGAccacaaattttcaaaaaatgaag tTCTAGATGTCAAACCATCGAACATCAGAATTTGGATCCACAACCGCGATATCAAAAAACTTCAGCAAGTTCTTTGGGAAGGACATGGCTCGAAGTTGCAGTGTGAGATCAGCAATAATCCTCGTGTCAAAAGGTTTCTAGAAGCCGTACCTTACATAATg GTGACGATAAAACAAATCCATCAGGCGGTGATTAACAATGACTTGAACACCCTGCAAGATAAAATCGCAGAACCAGTTTCTCCTGTAATTCTTTGCGCCAAAGATAGTAACGGACTCAATCCTTTGCACAAG GCTGCTGGTCTAGGTTACATAGACATTGCgacaaaaattgttgaaaagtATTCTCAGGCAGCTCTAGCTGTAGATAATGAGGGTAAAACGCCTCTACATTACGCCGCGGCTTTGAAAGACGGGGGAAGTATGTATGATCTTCTGGTGGAATATGGAGTGGATGAAAGCAAACTTGATCAT aaACAAAAAGCGGCGGGCTTCTACAGAAACCGTCCAGGAGACATCGATGTCTCGAATTTAGTGGTAATTCCAGATGCGCCGCGAACATCAGGGACTGAGTACCCTAAGAACTGGGATTGGAGAATCCTAGAATCCCAGGGTTCAATGCGTTCCAAGAAACGAAGCAGCAGTGACAGCGCGATTGGAAGCGCAGAAAGCGCAACCAAAAGTGAAGAAAACTCCGAAATGATTGAG GAGGGCGAGGAAGCTGATGAACCACCAACTGAAGATGCTCCTGAAGAAGCTGAAGCTGAACCTGAAGaacaagaagaagaagaagaagcagAACCAGAACCAGAGCCAGAAGCTGAAGAAGAAGAGGAAGAACCAGAACCTGAACCAGAAGCTGAAGCTGAACCTGAAGAAGCAGAAGCAGAAGAAGAACCAGAACCCGAACCAGAAGCTGAAGAAAacgaagaagaaaaaaatgaaccaAGCACCGGGGATTCAGGTGTTGAGGAAATACCCGCCGAAGAAGATCAG GTTATTGTTGGCGAGCATGAAGAACTGCCTGAAGTGGAGCTTAATGACGCGGGCATGCCCGAAGATCCAGAAGTTGAAGATCTCCTGGTGAACGGAAACATGGAGCAATTGGCATCCTTGGTGCTCAATGGTGAGGGGAGTCGGCTTCTTGGCAGGCAATCGGGAAATTCGGATCTTCAGGcttttattgataatgttCCTTCTTATATT GGAAAAATTCACGCAGTTCACATTGCAGCCAAAGAAGGCAATTTGAGGGACCTTCAAAATGCCTTGGATAGACGCAAATTTGCTATTGCGAGGGACAATGCTTCGCCTCATGGTGCCACCGCTCTTCATGTCGCGATTGTTTTTGGACACACTGCTATCATAAG ATATCTAGCAGGAAGATTCCCAGAAACTGCTCACGCAGTAGATGTAGACGGACGAACTCCTTTGCATTACGCAGCGACATTAGCAGATAATGGGCACTACTACAATCTACTCCTCCATTTGGGCGCCAATCCTCTCACCAGAGACAAC TTTGAGCAAAAGGCCGAGTACTACCGGACTAACCAAGAAGACCTATCGCACAAACGGCTCTTACGGGACTTTGGCGCCCGCGAAGAACTCGCTGATGAGATGCTTTCCGACAAAG TTGCGGGCGGCGACGTTTACTCCTCACGACGCGACATTAACGAAGCAGATACCCTGACAATGTTGGAGCGGTGCTTCCGTCTGCTAGTGAACAATCGGAGGAACTCGATCCCGAACACTCCGGCAGCAAATGCGGGTACAATGCTAGGCCGTTGTATGAAACGCCCAATATTTGACAAAATAAAGCACCGTGTGACTCGCATGGACCACAATCTGTTTGACGTAATATGGCCGTCTTTGCAGAAATACCAAACGCTTAATAACAGCAACTATAACCACTATTCCCAGAGCAGCCAAGCATCTAGCGCCCTTAGCAGCAGATCCATGGTGGATATCGACAGCGACTTGGACATGATCGTCGTCGCTCCAGATTTCGAGAGCTACTACGTTTTTGCAGAGCTCCTGGACCCGTTGATCAGGAACCTCCACTGTGTGACGACCACAGGGGAGCTTCCCGATCAGCCTGACCCTAGTTTCTTCTCCGAGGATTCGGAGGTTGATGAGAACGCTAATATCAGCGAAAATATCTCGACTATCACTGGGTTCGACATTGATTCTAGTGGGAAGTATATTTCTGCTGGAACTGTCGACGCCTGTAGAAATCTCGAAGCTTTCTCGCTTCCTTTGACGTTGACCATCAACCAGCTGGAAGAAACTGAGAAGCAAATCACTGGGGTGCTGATCAGCGCAGAAGTTTCCTTGGTGATGGCTGAAGGCAGCAGTGAGGATGAAGGAGGAATTTACTACACGTTGAACGAAATCCTAGAGCGGCCTAGTGACATCAGAATGCGGCTGGCCGCTGCAGGACTCCTCGTTCCGATCAATGAAACTGAGGCCAGTGATGAAAAACGGATGCATGGACGACACTGGCCGTACGGTCGAGGTGTCTACGTTGCCAGCGCTGGAGACCTAGCTGTCTGGGTGAATGTTCAGGATCACATCAGGATTATCGCTTGCACTTCTGAGAACAAGCCGGGACAAATCGGCAAGGCCTATGTTAGGATTGCTAAAGTCTTGACGATTCTTGATAAAAAGCTCAGGTTCAAGAAGGACAAGAAATTGGGTTTCCTCAGCGCCAGACCTTCTGCGGTCGGCAATACGGTCAAATTTAGTGTTATAATCAAATTGCAAGGGTTGTCCAGGAAAATGGATCACTTGAAGGAACTCTGCATTGTTCGTGGTCTCAAAGCTATGGAAACCATGCGCAGCGACACCTTCAGGATCAGCAACCAACAAAGTTTGAGTATCACTGAATTGCAGACTTTACAGGATTTTATTAATGCCGTTGTCAGTATTATTAGTTTAGAAAAGGAAatgattttcaataattcgATGAATATTGCGTCGCTTATTGTTAATATGTTCAGGAAGAAAAGCTCCGCGCGGAAATTTAGGAATTAA